From the Methanobacterium sp. BAmetb5 genome, the window AGGATAACTACTTTCCACATTCTCCTTATCAGGTTATTGCCGAGAATAGGAAAATGGGACTGCACACCCTGGTGCTCCTGGATATACAGGCGCACCGTGACTATTACATGACAGCCAATGAAGGACTGAAATACCTTTTACGTGTGGAAAATGAAAGAAATGAGGGAATAATAACCACTGACACTTTGGCAGTGGTGATAGCCAGGGCGGGTTCTCCTGAGCCACTGGTACGTGCCCATCGGGTGGGTGTTTTGGTTGAACAGGATTTTGGTGGGCCACTGCACTGCATGATAATACCCGGTGATCTGCACTTTCTGGAGGCAGAAGGTCTGGTTATCCTGGGAGGAGCACCAGAACATATTCTGCCAGAATAAATCCCAATCAAAAAAATAAAAGACCGGGATTAAAAAATAATCCGAGGATAAATTCAATGTATTTTAGGGATCATAGAAATGGCCAATGATATAGCTGAAAAAAACTTTAATATTGCCCGACCCTACTTGAAATGGGCGGGGGGGAAAACTCAACTACTTTTTGAACTTGAAAAGAGATTACCTCCATCAATAAAGGAAAGCAGGGTTATCGAACGATATGTGGAGCCATTTGTTGGTGGTGGGGCCATGTTCTTCTACCTGAAAAACCATTACCAGGTCCAGGATTCCATTCTCCTGGATGTTAATCCAGAATTAATAATGGCCTACCTGGTTATTCAGCAGGACCCCCACAAACTAATCACTCTTTTAAAAGGTATGGAAGGGGAACATCTTCAGAAGAGTGAAGATGCCCGAAGAGATAACTTTTACCGTATCCGGGCTGAATTCAACCGGAATATGCCCTTGATGAACTACACTGATTATGGTGATGAGTGGATTTCCAGAACTGCCTCTTTGATATTCCTGAATAAAACCTGTTTCAACGGACTCTTTCGTCTCAACAGTAAGGGTGAGTTCAACGTACCCTTCGGCAGGTACAAGAATCCTAACATCTGTGATGAAGTAAACCTGCAAGCAGTTCACCAGGCCCTTCAAAAAACAGAGGTCCGGTGCGCAGATTTCACCCAGGCCAGGCAATACATCAAAGAAGATACTTTAGTGTACATGGACCCACCCTACCGGCCCTTAAACAGCACTTCCCACTTCACCAGTTACTCCCGGGAAAGATTCAGTGACCATGATCAGGAAAAATTAGCCAGATTTTACCAGGAAATGGATTCCCAGGGTGCCTACCTTATTCTGAGTAACAGTGACCCTAAAAATAATGACCCGGCTGATAATTTCTTTGATGAACTGTACCGGGGTTATAAAATAGAACGAGTCCCGGCCAAACGTAACATAAACTCTAACACCGCCAGCCGGGGTGAGATAAAGGAGTTGATCATCCGGAATTTCCAGGAATAAATTGAATATCAAGATTTAAGATGATTATTAAATTCTAATCTAATGATTCTACATAATTTTACAGATCCCTAAAAACCCGTAATATCTGAGGTAAGATATTATTTTAGGATATGGGGATTAATTATCCTAATTAATGAAGTTTAAGTTTATTTAAGGAGGAATTATTTTTGAACTGTGCTTTTTGTCAGGATAAGGATTGTTTCAATGGTAAAGACTGTCTTAAAAATGGAGAAAGAATTAAAAAATTCTACACCAATGATGATATTAAGTTGTTGGAAGCATCTTCTGCAATTGAAGCCCGGTACTATATGGAAAAAACACGAATTGAAGAGCTCATCCTTTTTTCGAGGGAAATGGGTTATGAACACTTGGGACTGGCATTCTGTGTGGGTTTAGAAGGTGAAGCACGCCAGATCGGTGATCTGTTACAGAAAGATTTCAAGGTGGACTCCGTCTGCTGCAAGGTATGTGGTATTGATAAATCAGAATTCAATCTGGAGCAGATTGATAAAAAGAGCTTTGAAGTCATGTGCAACCCGGTTGGACAGGCTAATATTTTGAATGAGAAAAAAACGGAACTTAACATTATAGTGGGACTGTGTATGGGCCATGACATTTTATTTACACAGAATTCCCAGGCTCCAGTCACCACCCTGGTTGTGAAAGACCGAGTACTTGCCCACAATCCGCTGGGTGCAATATACTCCAGATATTACCAGAACAAACTCAAATAAGGATGATCATGGATAAAATTTTATTTAATATTTATTAACGGTTAATCCTCTTCATCCTTTTGGTGTTTATCCAGTTTCTCGATAAACTCACATTTTTCCACATTTTCCAGGGGAAGAAGCACTATTTTCCGTCCACTGTCCTGTGTTGTATAAATAATCTCAATTAAACCTCGGTCTTCATCCATTTCAATGGATTCAACTCCAAATTCTCCACGGCGAAAGTTGTGCACACTTTCATTGATCATAGTCACTTCGATTCGGTCAATCATCTCATCACCATTTGGACTTTGCTATCGGTTCAACTAATACTCCCAACATCCAACTACTACTCATTGATCTGTTCTTCATGGGAAATAAATTTATAATCTGGATTTATGGGAAAACTTTCATCAAAAGGAATCCTATTACTTTATATCTCCATATAACCTATTATCATTTGATTTTTGAATGGGAGGAATTTCAGTGACGGATACAATTATAGAAGCGCGTGATATCACCCGGAATTTCGGTGATTTCCAGGCCGTGGATAAATTAAATTTAAAAATAAAGAAAGGTGAAGTTTTTGGCTTCCTGGGACCCAACGGGGCAGGGAAAACCACTTCAATCAACATGATGGTGGGACTGTTACGCCCCACCAGTGGCCAGGTTTTAATCAATGGCCAGGACGTGGAAGAAGTAAAAAAAGGCACAATCGGTATTTGCCCCCAGGAACTGGTCCTCTGGGACTTTTTAACCTGTAAAGAAAGCCTCCTGCTCATGGGGGACATGTACGAAGTACCCCGGGATGAACTGAAGTTAAGGGTGGAAAAACTCCTGGAAGATCTTTTCCTGCAGGATAAGGCCAACACCGTGGTAAATCAGTTATCCGGAGGCATGAAACGTCGCTTGAACCTGGCAATGGCCGTAGTCCACCAACCAGAAATCGTGGTGCTGGACGAGCCATCCGAGGGCCTGGACCCCCAATCACGGAGGGTTTTATGGAATTACATACGCCACCTGCGAGATGAAGAAGGTAAAACCGTCATCCTGACCACTCACCTCATGGATGAAGCCGACCGGCTTTCGGACCGCATAGCCATAATAGACCATGGTAAACTCCTACGACTGGACACACCATCCAACCTGAAAAAGGAGATAGGAGAAGGGGACGTGGTGGAGATGAAACTCTCGGACCCGGATAAAAATGAAGAAGTAATTGATATCCTGACGGTAATGGATGGAGTGCATTCCGTGGTTAATGTAGAGGACGCCCTGAATGTTCGTGCCCTGGATGCAGTGGGTAAACTCCCCCAAATTATTGATGCCGTGGAAACTAGCGGAGTCCATGTTCTGGACCTTTCAGTACGGCAGAACACCCTGGAAGATGTATTCATAGATTTAACTGGGACTGGATTGCGGGAGTGAGAAGATGAAGTTTATTAGTATAGCCAAAAAGGATTTTAAAGAATTAACCCGTGACCGCCGAGGTTTGGCAATGATATTACTGTTTCCAATGTTTTTCATGCTGGTGTTCGGATTTGCCTTTGGCGGGATGGGTCAGAGCAACGAACCACACAACTTAGCTGTGGTCAACCATGATAAAGGAGCAACCATGCCCCTAACAGGGGAACAGGTGAATTTCGGTAACAACCTCACTAAAATACTGGAGGATTCCCAGTATCAAGATAGTGATGTGCATTTGTTTAACGTCACCACCACCACCGAAAGTGAAGCTGATGGAAAAATCAAGCAGAGGGATGTGGATGCCGAACTGATCATACCGGAAAACTTCTCCCAGTCTGTGGTGGCCCTCATCACCAGCACTTTACAGCAACAGTCCTTAACCAGTACATCAGCATCAACTAACGTTTCTTCAACGTTAGTTATCCGGGGAGACACAGGATATACTGGATTTGGAACCACCCAGGGGATACTAACCGGTGTTCTGGAGCAATATCAGGATAAAATGGTCAGTGAGATACAGATGACAATTACCGGTAGTTCCGGAGTAACCGCTGACACCTACCTCCAGACCAAGGTGGAATCCATTCCAGGAACCGGTTCTTTCACCACCTTTGACTTCATGGCCCCGGGAATGATCGTATTTGCCATACTGCTGTTAACCACCACGGTGGCTGCGGGTCTAACTCGAGAAGTGGAAAAAGGAACCCTTTCCCGTTTAAAACTGTCAAAAATGACTTCATTTGACCTTTTATTCGGAGGATTAATACCATGGTCCCTGGTAGCAGCGGCCCAGGTGATTATCCTCCTGATAGTAGCGGTTTTAATTGGATTTCACTGGCAGGGGGGAATATACACCCTTCTACTGGCTGTTTTGGTGGGAATAATTGGGGGGATAGCCTCTGTTTCTCTGGGGATGATAATAGCGGCTTTCGCCCGTAATGACCGACAAGCAGCCAACCTGGGAACCCTCATCAGTGTTCCCACCAGTTTCCTGGTGGGGGCTTTCTTCCCCTTGCCCCAAGTGGTGATAGCCAACTTCTGGGGGCAGTCATTCCAGCTTTACGACCTCCTGCCCTGGACCCATGTCTTAAGTGCACTGCGATCCACCCTAACCTATGGTGGGGGCTGGGAAACCATTGCCTACCAAGTGGGATGGGCGGTACTACTGACGGTGATCCTGTTTGTCATTGGTGTGGGACTCTTTGCCAAAAACAGATTACAGGCTGAAAACTAAAAATAAGTCTTGTCAGGAAAAAAAGTCTTATCAGGCAAATGAATGTAAATATAATTGTCCATGGATAAGAATGAATTAAAGGAAAACTTGTAAACCAAGGGGGTATAGTGGAATGTCAGAAAAGCACGGCCATAAACACCATGGTAAATCTACCCGGGATATTCTGGACTCTAAACGTGTTTTAGGGGCTGCAGGATTGAATGAAAGTCAAACATTCCTTGATGCTGGTTGTGGGGATGGATTCATCTCCTTAGAAGCATCAAAGGTGGTGAAGGATAGGGGAAAAGTCTATGCCCTGGATGCCTATCAACCCAGTCTGGATACACTGAAAAAAGAAATCAACGAACTTCAAATAGGAAATATGGAGGTCGTAAATGCGGACATGACTTTAAACATCCCCTTGGGGGATGATCTCATTGATGTCTGCGTCATGGCCAATGTACTGCATGGTTTTGCCACTGAAGGTACTTTAAAACCTGTTTTAAATGAAATCAGAAGGGTTTTGAAGCCAGGAGGGACCTTTGCCGTGGTAGAGTTTATCAAAGCAGACGGACCTCCCGGACCACCATATGATGTACGTTTAACTCCAGAACAGGTGGAAAGTATTCTGGAAGACCATGGATTTACCATTGGGGGAACAGCCGAAGTAGGTAGTTACCATTACTTGGTGAAATCCTTTAAAAAATAAATCCTTGTAAAATCAAAAAAAGATTCCTATTTGGAATCTCTTATTTTCCATTTTTTTAGATTTTAGATTTTCTATTCCCTTTTTTAATTATTCAATGCACTCTCTTTTTTAGTAAGTAGATAGATCCCATTAGTCTAATTTTAATTACTGAGTACTTTACTTTAAAAAAATAGGAGTATGGATGGTTTAATCAATATAAAGGAGTGTAACTATCCACAAAATCCCCATAATCCCGGTCTAAAATTCGCAAGGTGGACATGGCCTCTGGTGAAGAGCAGCACCGTTCTTCCACCAGGTTACGCAGGGTTCCATTCTGGATATGGGCCCTCACTTCCCTTAAAACAAAGTCCAGATATTCCCGGTTTTGTTTTTTCAGTTCTGCAGGATTCATATCATACAGGGAGTACTGTTTAAGGTTGTAATTGTTATGGGGGGTGGTCATCACTCCGGTCTGGGCATAAAAATCTGCAGCTGACTCTCCGAATAAGTCCACACCCAGATAGACCAGTAATGGTACAAAATTCAGTTCAGTGAAGGAGAAGTAAAGGGCGGAGTTGGGGCTCATGTTCTCCCGTAGACTGGTGATGATCTTCAACAGATCCCGGGGGTTCCTTAAAAGTTCTTCGGGATTTGCCACCAGAAAAAGCCGGTATCCCATATCTTCCAGTGCCCTGGCACATTCAAGGCGCAGGTCCTGATATTTAGCACCATGAATCACCGCCATTCGGTCAACATCTCCGTTTTCTGCACTTTTTAAAGTTTCTTTAACAGACCATTCTGCCATTTCCCTAGGCACATCATAGGGTAGTGGAGTATCCGGTACCAGTGAATCTTTAACTATTTTTAGAATATTCGGTGTTTCCATGGCCTGGTACTTTCCCTGACGGGCAGGTCCGTCGTGTAATTTTAGTTCTAACATGTGATCAGTCATTTTACAATGAATTAAGTTGGTTCCTAAATGAATTTATATTATATTTCTATCTATGTTTAGTTTAATATGAGTTTATCCTGAAAACTTGACTCCACCGAGTGTAACCCAAAAGGTTACACTAACCTAATTTTTAGCAACCTTTATATAGCCCAATACCCAAGACTTTTAACTGGAAATCACATGGTTTTCCAGAAAAACCGTAGGATGACCGGGGCGTGAATATAATGAGCTTTTTAGATCGCTTAAAAAATGTATTTAGTGGCGGAGAAGAGCCCGAAAAGAAAGATAAAGCAGCAAAATCAGAGACTGAAAAGCCCCCGGTTGAAAAAGAAACAAAAACACAAGAAACCGTCGAAGACAAAGCAGGAAAAACCAAAACAGAGACTCCAGTTGAAGAGAAGCCGGTGGAAACACCAGCCGAAGAGAAACCAGTGACTGGGGAAAAATCCCCAAAAACAGAAGAACCAGAGCCAAAAAAATCAAAACAAGATACAGAGACTCAAGATAAACCGGAAATGGCTGAAGCTGAACAACCAGTTAAAGCAAAAGAACCTAAAAAAGATAGGAGTGAAAGCATGACTTTACTGCAACCTGATGAAAATCTAATTACCCGTGCAGATGTAGATGAAAATTTCAAACAAGAAATCATGGATGCTGGCGCAGAGTCAGTAGCCGTATGTTTCCAGTGCGGTACCTGTACTGGTGCCTGCCCATCCGGAAGGAGAACCCCTTACCGGATAAGAGGAGTAGTCCGAAGGGCTGTAATGGGATTAAAAGAAGATGTCATATCTGATGACTCCATCTGGATGTGTACCACCTGTTACGAATGTCAGGAAAGATGCCCCCGAGGAATTAAAATCGTGGACATCGTGAAGATCATCCGTAACCAGGCTGCACAGGCAGGATACATGGCCCAGTCCCACAAAATGACTGGATTATTCGTTACCAAAACCGGCCACGGTGTGCCTATCAACGACGCCACCATGGCACTGAGAAAGAGTGTTGGTCTAGATGAACTACCACCAACCACCCACCAGTTCCCAGAAGCATTGGAAGAAGTACAAAAAATAATCAAAGCCACTGGTTTCGACAACCTCATTGGCTACAACTGGGAAACAGGAGAACTAGAATAAGGTGATAAAAATGGCATTCGCATATTTCTTAGGATGTATAATGAACAACCGATACCCTGGAATTGAAAAAGCAACCAGGATCATGTTTGACAAGCTGGACATCGAACTACAGGACATGGAAGGAGCATCATGCTGCCCAGCACCAGGGGTATTTGGATCTTTCGACCGAACCACCTGGGCTACCATCGCTGCCCGAAACATAACCATCGCTGAAGATCAGGGTAACGACATCATGACCGAATGTAACGGTTGTTTCGGATCACTGTTCGAAACCAACCACCTGCTTCACGAAGACGCAGAAATGAAGGAAAAAGTTAACGATATCCTCGCAGAAACTGCCGATCGTGAATACAAAGGTGAAATAAACGTTCGACACTTTGCTGAAATCTTATACAACGATGTAGGTCTGGATAAACTCTCTGAAGCAGTTTCCAACCCATTAAACCTCAACGTTGCTGTGCACTACGGTTGCCACTTCTTAAAACCAAGTGCAGAAATCGGTATCGATGACCCAATCCAGCCAACCATCCTGGATGAACTGGTAGAAGTCACCGGAGCAAAATCCGTACCTTACAAAGACAAAATGATGTGCTGTGGAGCAGGCGGAGGTCTACGTTCCCGTGACATCGATGTTACACTATCATACACCCGTGAAAAACTACAGAACATGAAAGAAGCAGGAGTAGACGCCATAGTCAACGTCTGCCCATTCTGTCACCTGCAGTTCGACGTGGGCCAGACTGAAGTGAACAAAAAATACGGTGAAAACTGGGATATACCTGTCTTCCACTTAGCTCAGCTCTACGGACTGGCAATGGGAGTCAGCAAAGACGAATTAACCGTCGACGCACACCAGATCAGTGCCGACCCTGCCCTGGCAAAACTGGATGAAATCACCGGTGGAGAATAAGATTTTATTTTCCCCTATTTTTTTTATCCATAACTTTTTTATTTTTAAAATACCAAAACTAAATACTGATTTTAATTAAAATTTAATGAAATATTACACGAGGTGTTCTTTTGTTTGTAGCCACTCTAGCCGGAGTTTTTAAATTCGCTGAATTACCGGAAAAGTACGGTCCTTTCGTACAGTACAAAGCATCCCTAGAAGATAAAACTATCAAAGATACTGATGACATTGCCATTCTAGATATTTCTGGCACTGAAAGCGTTCATGTGCTCTTTTTAGACTCATACCAGAGTATAAAAGAGATTGATGATGAACTTAAGGCGGCCGATGCCAAACTAAACCACAGTTCCAAACAGGTTCTGGAAGGTTACCTATGAGTGAATTACCAGCAGAACAAACCTGGCTGGTGCTAGTGGAACTTCTCACTGACCTTCGCAAAAAAGGAATAGAGGTCCCTAAGGAAATCACCAAAAACATCCAGATGGCCAAAACCACCATTAACTTCTATAAAGTGGACCCCACTGATCCCCAGAGACAGGGTGCAGTCAAACAGATAAACGAATTCCTAACATCTGCCCAGAATTCTCTGATGGAACTGGCCGAAGAACTCGGTTCAGAATACACAAAACAGTGGCTGGATAAACTGTTAAGAGCTTCCCGGGGAGAAGTAGTATATCCTCAGAAGAAAACAGATTCTAAATTTGTGGTTGGTGCTCCTTCCGGGTTTTCTATGGTTAGGATGAACCTTAAAGGCCCTTTATCCGAGGATAGAGTTCAGGAAATAGCTGAATACGAGAATGTTATCATTGAATTTGAAGAGGACCACCTGCTGGTAGTCTACGGAGACAAAAAAAACATAATAAAAAGCCTTCAGGAACTATCCTCCTTTTTCAAGGAACAGCTGGATGAGGCCGAACCATAAACAGTCAAATGCCCATCATAATAATAGATTTGGTGGCATTAAACTCAATTTTTACAGATTAAAACCTAAGGTAAGACCATGAAAATCCTTGCAGTTAGTGATCTCCACGGTGACATAAAACCCATTACCCGTTATCTTCAAGAAAACAAAGCGGATCTAATAATCATTGCCGGTGACATAACTCATTTCGGACCCCCAGAACTTGTTGAAGAACTTTTAAATGAAATCAGTTCATTTGGAATACCTGTAATGGCCATACCCGGAAACTGTGATCCCGAATCTTTCCATGTTAACATTGATCAGTCCCAGGCCACAAACATCCATGCCCGCAACGTTATCATTAGGAATATAGGGATATGTGGTTTCGGCGGTTCAAATCCAACTCCCTTTGACACTCCCCTTGAATTTGAGGAGGTGCAGATCTACGATGAGGCAAAAAGAGCCATAGAAGGGATAGGGGGGCAGGAGATAACCCTCTTCATAACCCACGCCCCACCCTATAATACGAAAACTGACCTGTTGCCTTCTGGATCCCATGTGGGAAGTAAGAGCCTGCGCAAGATAATAGAAGAGGTACAACCGACCCTGAATATTTGCGGCCACATACACGAAGCCAGTGGCATTGATAAAATTGGTAACACCACCATAGTCAACCCCGGACAGTTATCCCATGGTCAGGCCTGTTTAATCCAGATCCCGGATGCTTCGGGAGCAGAAGAAATCAATACAGAAATAATAAAACTTTAAAGTCAACAATTGCTTTTCTATAGGGGAAGGGAATAGAAAAATCCATAGAGTAAATGATTTAAATGATGTTGACAAATAATATGTTGATTTTTTAATATTTCTACAATCCCCCATAATTTGAGGTAGGTAACTATGATAATGGTTGAAGGAGAAGTAAGTGGCAAAAAATACCGGGAACCCTTTTCTAAAGGAGTTCTAGCCAGGTCCCTAACCCGTGCAGAGATGGACCCCAACAAGGCCTACACTTTCTCTTCCCAGATTGAAGCCCAGCTCAAAAAAGAGGGTGTTAAATTAATAAAACTGGATGATCTGGTTAACGTCGTCCGTCAAAGGCTTAAAGAAGAGGACAGCGAAGTGGCAGTCCAGTATGGCCTATGGAAAAGGATAAGAAAATGTCAGGACCCCCTGGTTATTCTCATCGGGGGTTCATCAGGAGTGGGAACTTCCTCCATAGCATTCGAAGTGGCCAACCGACTGGGAATCCGTAACATGATCAGTACCGACATGATACGAGAAGTAATGCGAAAAATCGCATCTAAAGAACTCTTACCCACCATCTATGAATCCAGCTACACTGCCTACCGATCCCTGCGCATACCCCCACCACCAGAACTGGATGAGGTGTTAATAGGTTTCAGGGACCATGTAGACACAGTTAGCGTGGGTGTGGAAGCAGTTATAGAACGATCCATAACCGAGGGTATTAGTATTGTAATTGAAGGAGTTCACATAGTGCCGGGATTCATCAGAGAAGACCTGGTTTCCCGGGATAATGTGCACATGTTTATTCTAACCCTGGAAGACGAAGAAGTTCATAAAGGCAGATTTTACTCAAGATGCAGGCAACAGTGGGCTAGAAGACCACTGGAAAGATACATGAACTACTTTGGTGCAATCAGGAGAACTCACAAATACTTTGAGAGTCAGGCCAACAAGTACCATATTCCAGTCATAGAAAACATTGACATCACTACTACCATTGAATCGATTATTGAAGACATTACCAAAACCTATGGAAGTGAAGACCATGTTAAAGAAACTGAAGGTTAAGGATGTAATGAGTCATGAAGTTGTAACTGTTCCCCCTACAGAAGACGTTGTATTTGCCTTTGAAAAGCTGATGAAACATAAGATAAGTTCACTGCCAGTGGTAAATGACGATGAGAAACTGGTGGGAATTGTCACTGCCACGGATCTCGGTCATAACCTGATACTGGACAAATATGAGCTGGGAACCACGGTGGGAGAAGTTATGGTTCAACAGGTGATATATGTATCTCCTGAAGATAATTTAGTCACCGCAGTGCGCAAAATGCATGAATACGGGTCAGATGATGGGATTATTAACCAGTTACTGGTTCTGGATAACCATGAACTGGTGGGAATTGTCTCTGACGGAGATATCATCAGCTCCCTTGAAGTATAAATTGGAAATTTATTCTTTTCCATTTAAACCTATTCTTTTCCATTTAAACCTATTCTTTTTATCTGAGACTATTTTTTCAGGGGTATTCTATCAAAAATTAAAAAAGGTAAAAAAAGAAAAGGATAAGACCTTAAAGTCAGTGTTAACTTTCATTCTGGGGAGTAACCCTTGGTTTGAAGGAATCACACAAACTGGGGAACTTCTTAACATATTCTGTTTCCAGTTTTTCAATGATCTCCTCTTCAATCTCCGGACTCTTCTCAACAGAAACTGTAAAAGAATCAGAGCTAAGGTTTACCTTTATTTGTTCTTCTCCGATATTAAACTCCATGGGGATTGATTTACCCTCATCCAGTGTTTGGACCATGTCGGCCATGATGGCCTTACTGATCTTAAGTAACTTATCACCCTGGGGAGTGTAAGTTTCATTTTCAGTTTCTATCCTTTTTATTCGGAAAGGAGCGCACCCTTCCGTCCGGGCAGCCTTACGGTTGGTCCAGAATAGGGTTACCATGACTTTCTTCTCATTATCCATTCCACTTTCAAATTCCAGTGACTTCATCCCAATCCCCCTCCAAGTATTGCCATGTTACGGTTAGTCCTTTATTCAATCTTTAGGTAAAAAATAATATAGGGAGTAAGTTTACATCCCCTTGATCTTCTGGGCCAGCTCCTGACCTATCTGGTAACATTTATCCAGTTCATCACTGGTGGGCACGTAGTTTATCTCGTATTTGTCCATTATTTCAAAGCCACATTTTTCCAGTGTACCCGCTACCTTTTCCACGGCTTTACCACTCCATCCTTTGGATCCGAAGGTAACTGCCAGTCGTTTAAGTCCGGTGCGCTGGAAACTCAGCCCCTCCAGGTAGTAAAGCAGGTCCCCCGCTGAGGGGTAGGGTCCGTTGAAAATAGTGGGAATCCCTAAAAGCAAGGCTTTACTGTCCAGAATGTCGTTAACCATTTCACTACGCTCATCGGTGTGCATGAAGTACAGGGCCACATCCACACCTTCACTCATCAGTCCCTCGGCCAGGGCATGGGCCATTGTACGGGTGGAGTAATGCATGGTATCGTAGATAATGGTAGCTTTATCTTTACACTGGCCAGTGGCCCAGTTGGTGTAGGCAGTGAGAATTTTACCCGGGTCGGTCCAGATCTGGCCGTGGGAAGGTGCGATCATTTTGATCTTATCCAGCAGCCCCAGTTCCTGAACCTCTTCCAGTTTACGTACCACCAGCATGGAGGCCGGTGTCACCAGGTTGGCGTAGAATTTCTGGGCAGCATTCATCAACACGTATTCAGGTATTTCATGGTCGAATCTCTGTCTAAAGCAGAGGTGCTGGCCAAAGGCATCATTGGAGAACAGTATACCTTCATCCAGGAGGAGGGTGAACATACTATCTGGCCAGTGAAGCATCTTGGCATCCAAGAAGGCCAGTGTCCGACCACCCACTTCCAGGGTGTCCCCGGTTTTAACTGGACGAAAATCAGCACCTTCCAGTCCAGGATAATGCTGTTTCAGACCGTTTATGGCCACCTGGCTGCAGTAAATGGGAGATTCTGGGAATCGTTTATGGATCTCGGTTAAGGCCCCACTGTGGTCCTTTTCAATATGGTTCTGGATAATCACATCCACCTTCACTTCCCTGTTTTCCTGATTAAAGGCATCCTCTATTCTACCCCATAGCTGAG encodes:
- a CDS encoding 2-phosphoglycerate kinase codes for the protein MIMVEGEVSGKKYREPFSKGVLARSLTRAEMDPNKAYTFSSQIEAQLKKEGVKLIKLDDLVNVVRQRLKEEDSEVAVQYGLWKRIRKCQDPLVILIGGSSGVGTSSIAFEVANRLGIRNMISTDMIREVMRKIASKELLPTIYESSYTAYRSLRIPPPPELDEVLIGFRDHVDTVSVGVEAVIERSITEGISIVIEGVHIVPGFIREDLVSRDNVHMFILTLEDEEVHKGRFYSRCRQQWARRPLERYMNYFGAIRRTHKYFESQANKYHIPVIENIDITTTIESIIEDITKTYGSEDHVKETEG
- a CDS encoding DUF749 domain-containing protein, translating into MFVATLAGVFKFAELPEKYGPFVQYKASLEDKTIKDTDDIAILDISGTESVHVLFLDSYQSIKEIDDELKAADAKLNHSSKQVLEGYL
- a CDS encoding metallophosphoesterase is translated as MKILAVSDLHGDIKPITRYLQENKADLIIIAGDITHFGPPELVEELLNEISSFGIPVMAIPGNCDPESFHVNIDQSQATNIHARNVIIRNIGICGFGGSNPTPFDTPLEFEEVQIYDEAKRAIEGIGGQEITLFITHAPPYNTKTDLLPSGSHVGSKSLRKIIEEVQPTLNICGHIHEASGIDKIGNTTIVNPGQLSHGQACLIQIPDASGAEEINTEIIKL
- a CDS encoding DUF2096 domain-containing protein — encoded protein: MSELPAEQTWLVLVELLTDLRKKGIEVPKEITKNIQMAKTTINFYKVDPTDPQRQGAVKQINEFLTSAQNSLMELAEELGSEYTKQWLDKLLRASRGEVVYPQKKTDSKFVVGAPSGFSMVRMNLKGPLSEDRVQEIAEYENVIIEFEEDHLLVVYGDKKNIIKSLQELSSFFKEQLDEAEP
- a CDS encoding FprA family A-type flavoprotein — protein: MKADTVKIAEGVYWIGVLDWDIRDYHGYTLNGTTYNAFLVFGENEVALIDNTYPGSSAQLWGRIEDAFNQENREVKVDVIIQNHIEKDHSGALTEIHKRFPESPIYCSQVAINGLKQHYPGLEGADFRPVKTGDTLEVGGRTLAFLDAKMLHWPDSMFTLLLDEGILFSNDAFGQHLCFRQRFDHEIPEYVLMNAAQKFYANLVTPASMLVVRKLEEVQELGLLDKIKMIAPSHGQIWTDPGKILTAYTNWATGQCKDKATIIYDTMHYSTRTMAHALAEGLMSEGVDVALYFMHTDERSEMVNDILDSKALLLGIPTIFNGPYPSAGDLLYYLEGLSFQRTGLKRLAVTFGSKGWSGKAVEKVAGTLEKCGFEIMDKYEINYVPTSDELDKCYQIGQELAQKIKGM
- a CDS encoding CBS domain-containing protein codes for the protein MLKKLKVKDVMSHEVVTVPPTEDVVFAFEKLMKHKISSLPVVNDDEKLVGIVTATDLGHNLILDKYELGTTVGEVMVQQVIYVSPEDNLVTAVRKMHEYGSDDGIINQLLVLDNHELVGIVSDGDIISSLEV